The sequence below is a genomic window from Aspergillus nidulans FGSC A4 chromosome V.
CGGGCACCTTCCTGGTTATTCGCCATATCTCAGATTTCATGAGAGGACAAGAGCCTTGCCGATTATTTTCTCCACTGGGTGACTACCGAGGGTCTACCCGCGGTGCAATCGTAGTGCTTGGATCGGCGGCCCCGCACGTCGCCATGCCCGGAGTAGCGCCGTATACGGCTGCCAAACACGCTTGTCGGGATGATTAAGACTGCCGGTAAGCGACTCGGGCAGCAGTTGACATTTCGCCAGCGAAATATTCCAATCGCTGATGGATGGACGCATGGCGATCGATAACATCCCGCATGGCATACGCGTCAACGTCGTCTGTCCCTTGTTTGTGAATACACCGGGGGTCCAAGCCGCTTTTGAGGATGAcccagagctggaagaagtgATCAGTAAAATGCACCCGCTGGGCCGTATCGCGAATGCGGAAGAGGTCGCGGATGCGGTTAGTTTCTTGTGTAGTGATAGGTCTAGCTATATGACTGGATGTGCTCTTCTTATTGACGGCGGGTCTACGCTCACTTGTCTTGTTTTACGGAGGGTTCGATAACGTCTGTTGCTTTCGTCCGAGGAAATTCGTTACATTCTGGAGCCCGCTGAAAGTGACCTGGCGGTGACACGATTGTACGCATGAACATCTCTGGACATACGTGGATACTGGAGGATACTGAGGATCAGCTGTAATATAGTCATCAGACTGCAGTGCCACCGTCAACGCCTACCTAGCAATAACCGGCATAAGCTGCTACATCAATGTCCTGGAAGTCACAGATACGAGGCCCCCAATAATAGTACTTTTTGTACCAAACTTCCTCATACCCGTCATCATCTGGTTCTTTGATAATCTGTACGAAAACGAATACTTCGACCATGGGTGCCAACCTAACCTTGACCCCGGTATCCACGAACCAAGCCAAAGAGAACAGAAAGAATAATACTCACCTGCCCGATTCCCTCATTCTTGGGGTGTTGCTCTCTCCAATGGACTTCCAGTAGAAAGGCTTCAACGAAGGCTACCTAGCCCACAAGACACCCCTTGAAAAGCAGGAGTAAATCAGAGCAAGGGCATCAATCCAGCGTTAAAGGCCAAGGCGGATGAGGCAACCAAAGGGCTAGGAGGGCTATGGGCTAAGCTGGGAATGGAACCTACCGTTTGATTGAAATAAATGAGCTTGGGAGCGTACTCGTTTGTATCTAAACCAATCGTGACTCTTTACTGGACATTTACAGCTGACAGCCTTACATGAGCTGCCCGTGGATCGTTTCAACACAGCCTGCTGACGCCGATCTCTTGTCATTTTAACCGGCGGACCACTGGCCAATCGCATGGGAATCGTCGATTTTCGTATCAATGGTTTTAGACAACCATCTTGCGTGTTTCCACTGGTCGCCTAACTATAGAATTGGTTGCCTTGCTTAACGACCAGCACGCATCCACCTGTCTCGCATGGATAAAAATAGCCCAAAGGAGATACTGTAGGCCTGGAAAATTATAAAACCTGTCAAGAATGCTCTGTAAGAACAATAAAAGGCATCAAATCAATCACAGATATTTTCATATTCGAGACCTTCAATCCAGTCACTCTATTACTTTACGTTTCTTATCAAGATGCGCTCCGTTGCTTTTGCCGTCGTCGCCTCCCTCGCGGCTCTtaccagcgccagccccAGCGCCAGGGCTAGGGACAGCCGCATGCAGGCCGAAAAGCGGCAGATCGACTCCGTAACTATTGCTTTCCATGGCACTAGCGATAACACCTGGGACCAGACCTTCCCTACGGATCTGACCACTCACGATATCGGTGAGTACTACCTTTGATCCAAGCAGAAATCCATGCTGACAGTTCAAGACAATCCCGCTGTCGTCACCAGAATCTCTAACCCCGGTGGCGCCAtctgcgtcttttcaggcacAGAGGGCGGAAGTTGGACGGTTCATATCGGGGAGACGGAACTGGAGGACCCCCAGCCGTTGAAATCGGGCTTCTGCAGCCATCTCTAATCAGCCATTATTGACATATGCGAATCCTAGCTGGATCGAAATTACGGGCTGCGTTCTGTTTTACGATTTTATGGTAAAATAGAGGTTTTTGACATAGATATATTAAATTCAATTTTACTCTGTGGTCGAAGCACCTGCTTCGCTAGTGAACACGTTTGCTTCATTTCCTACCAATGTCTGATACATATCTTTAGCATGCTATTTGATCACTTTTCCACCATCGTAATACAGTTGGTAGGGCTTAGTGCTCGCGCGCTCTTCTTGTCCTGTTGTATCTGTGGTGGGAAAATAGTTCATACGAAGAGCCTGCGGCGGATGTAGCACCTAGCGAAGTTGCCAATATGTGAAACAAATCTATAGCTGCTGATGTGCTGATGAAACTGCAGCCAAGCTT
It includes:
- a CDS encoding uncharacterized protein (transcript_id=CADANIAT00002943); translation: MRSVAFAVVASLAALTSASPSARARDSRMQAEKRQIDSVTIAFHGTSDNTWDQTFPTDLTTHDIVQDNPAVVTRISNPGGAICVFSGTEGGSWTVHIGETELEDPQPLKSGFCSHL